A stretch of DNA from Roseovarius sp. W115:
CCACGCGCCCGGCGCTTCGAAGGTTAAGACCTCAGCACCTGCTCCACTAGAGGCCAAACCGGCGCCCGCGCCGAAAGAACCGGCCAAGAAAGCCGCTCCCAAGGCCAAAGCCGCGGCACCGGCTGCGCAGAAAAAGCCCGAAATGCTGAAAGAAGCGCGGGAAGGCGGTGCGGATGATCTGAAAATGATCAAAGGCGTTGGGCCGAAACTTGCCGCGATGCTGAATGGCATGGGCGTGTTCCATTTCGACCAGATTGCAAGCTGGGGTGCTGAGGAGGTGGCCTGGGCCGACGACAACCTTGAGGGGTTCAAAGGTCGGGTCAGCCGTGATGACTGGGTTGGGCAAGCGAAAAAACTGGCGGCCGGAGAAACAACAGACTTCGCAAAGAAAGTCAAAAAAGGAGGCGTCTATTGAAAGATGCCCCAAACGGTTTGATAGGGAGTTTGAAAGATGAACGGTGACAGTTTTGTAGCAACGTGCAAGTTGGGCTGCTGGGCGATGGGCGTCGGCGCTGGAATTGTCGCGATGTATCTCATCGCGGGAGAAACCGGTTTTCTGGCAGCACTTCTGGTGGCGATTGCGCTCGCGGTGTTCCTCGCACTGGTGCTTCAACTGCTGTTTTGCTGGCCGCAGGAGGAAGAAGAAGGTAACGACTATGACGCCTCGGCCGTGCCTTCTGCGCCGCAGGGCAAGCCGTTGTCTGCGCCTGTCGCCACTGTTGGTCCGGCTGGTGCGGCAGCGAAGCCTGCGCCAAAGCCCAAAGCCAAGCCAAAGCCAAAACCCAAGCCGGCGCCGAAAGCCGAAGTCACACCCGACTATGATGGCGATGGGGTTCTGGAAGGCGAGAACGAAGGCACGCGTCCTTCTGGCCTCAAGGCAGCGCGTGGCGGCAAGGCGGATAACCTCAAGGAAATCAAAGGTGTGGGCCCCAAGCTTGAGAAAATGCTCAACGAGATGGGCTTTTATCACTTTGACCAGGTTGCTGCGTGGAGCGCGAATGAAATCGCTTGGGTTGATGCCAACCTGAAAGGATTCAAAGGCCGGGCGTCACGCGACAATTGGATCGAGCAGGCCAAAATTCTGGCCGCAGGTGGTGAGACGGAGTTTTCCAAGCGCGTGGACAAAGGCGACGTGTACTGAATGAGCGATTTGGATGAACGACAAAGACGCATTGTCGAAGAAAGGCCGACGGGCCGGGCTGGTGATTGCCGGCACGGGCGTGTTTTGGGTGTTGATCACCCTCATCGGCGAGAAAGAGGGCTTTGGCGTGCAGCTGCGGCTCTTCTTCGACGTGTTGGCACTGTTGGGCTTTCTTTTTGCCTTTTGGCTCATCTACCAGATCTGGCGCGACAGCCGGGATAATTAGAGGTTAACGGGATGCTGAAAGATCAGGATCGGATTTTTACCAACCTTTACGGGATGCATGACCGCAGCCTGAAAGGAGCCAAGGCGAGAGGTCATTGGGATGGCACGGCCAAGATCCTGCAAAACGGTCGGGATTGGATCGTGGATCAAATGAAGGCCTCGGGCCTACGTGGGCGCGGCGGTGCGGGTTTCCCCACCGGTTTGAAGTGGTCCTTCATGCCCAAGGAAAGCGATGGGCGTCCGGCTTACCTCGTGGTCAATGCCGACGAGTCCGAACCGGGCACCTGCAAAGACCGAGAGATCATGCGCCACGATCCGCACACGCTGGTCGAGGGCTGCCTGATTGCCAGTTTCGCGATGCAGGCGCATGCCTGTTACATCTATATTCGTGGCGAGTATATCCGCGAAAAAGAAGCGCTTCAGAATGCGATTGATGAGGCGTATGAGGCGGGTCTGGTGGGCAAAAATGCCTGCAAGTCAGGCTACGACTTTGACATTTACCTGCATCACGGGGCCGGGGCCTATATCTGCGGTGAGGAAACAGCCCTTCTGGAAAGCCTTGAGGGCAAAAAGGGCATGCCACGCATGAAGCCGCCGTTTCCGGCCGGGGCAGGTCTCTATGGCTGTCCGACGACCGTGAACAATGTGGAATCGATTGCCGTGGTGCCGACCATCCTGCGGCGTGGGCCGGAGTGGTTCGCCAGCTTTGGACGGCCCAACAATTCGGGCACCAAGATTTTCGCCGTCTCGGGCCATGTGAACAATCCTTGCGTGGTGGAAGACGCCATGTCGATCAGTTTTGAGGAGCTGATTGAAAAACATTGTGGCGGCATTCGTGGCGGCTGGGGCAATCTCAAGGCGGTTATCCCGGGTGGCTCATCGGTTCCGTGCGTGCGCGGCGAGAACATGAAAGACGCGGTGATGGATTTCGACGCGCTGCGCGAGGTGGGATCCTCGCTCGGCACGGCGGCAGTGATCGTGATGGATCAGAGTACCGACATCATCAAGGCGATCTGGCGGCTCAGCAAATTCTACAAGCACGAAAGCTGTGGTCAGTGCACGCCGTGCCGTGAGGGCACGGGCTGGATGATGCGGGTCATGGACCGGCTGGTCAAAGGTGAGGCCGAGGTCGAGGAGATCGACATGCTGTTTGATGTGACCAAACAGGTTGAAGGTCACACAATCTGTGCGCTTGGCGACGCGGCGGCCTGGCCCATTCAGGGGCTGATCCGGAATTTCCGCGATGAGATTGAGGACCGCATCAAAGCGCAGAAGACCGGCAAGGTTACAGCAGTGGCGGCGGAGTAGGGTATGCAGTTCGACGCGATCATTTTTGGTCTAGTGTTGCGGGCGGGTTACCTGATCCCAGCGGCTGTACTTTTCCTGATGATCTACTATCGCGTCGGTCGGTTTGGACTTGGATGTAGCTTGGTTGCGTTGATGCTTGTCTGGCAGGCATCGGTTATTCAAATGATGATTTCAGACACGGACAGTCTTACCAGCATACCCAGTTATATTCGTGCGACATTGTCTGCTTGGGGATTCTTGTTCCCACTTTTACCGATCTATTTCCTGTTGCCGAAACCTGACAGGTTTGGAGGGAAAAGCCGTGCTTAAGTCTCGACTGCATCTGGCCCAATTCAATATCGGTCGCATGACCTATGATCTCGACGACCCGCGGGCCGCCGATTTCGTAGCGGGCATTGATATGTTAAATCGGATTGCCGAGCGCAGTGATGGGTTCGTCTGGAAATATGAGACGGATGTCGGTGGCGTTGTGCAGGAAGATGTGGACAATGATCCGCGCATGCTGGTGAACCTGACGGTCTGGGAAAGCATTGAGGCCTTGCGTCAGTATGTTTGGAAAACGCTGCACAAGCATTTTTTAAGCCGCAAGCGGGAATGGTTCACGCCCTTGGGGCGCGCGCATTTCGTAATGTGGTGGGTCCAAAAAGGTCAAATCCCGACGCTTAAGCAAGCGATGGATCGTCTTGATCACCTGCGGCAAAACGGCGACAGCGAGTATGCATTCGGGTGGTCGCATTTGAATGGCGGCTCGTTTATGCCAGAGCGTGACGCCAGAACGGTCTTGGGGTGAAATGATGGAAGCATTTGCAGAATACGGACATGCCATCGCGTCGGTCGCATTAACCGTGATTTTCGGGCTTGTGATGAGCCCGCTGGCCGCCATGCGCAAAACCGGAGCCGGGCTGGCGCCGGGGGCTGAGCCGGAGGCGGATTACGGCAGTTCGGTTTATCGCTGGCATCGTGCTTATGCGAATCTGTCGGAAACGATGGGGTTCTTTGTGGCTTCGGTGGCCGCGGCCATTCTGGCAGGGGCCGATCCGTTTTGGGTGAACCTGCTCGCCTCACTCTTTTTCGTAAGCCGTCTGGTGCTCGCCTTTGTCCACATCAAAGGCATCGGCAAACCCGATATGAGCGCGCGGTCCTTTCTCTATGTCGCAGGCTGGCTGGCCAGCATCATTTTGTGCCTGATGGCAGTTTTGGCGGTGTTATGATGCTGATGGTGAGTGATCCCAAGCGCTTTGGGTGGCGCGCAACGATTGTGCTGAGCCTTCTGGTGGCCAGCATGGTCTTGTCCGCCTGTGGTCGAAAGAACGAACGTATTCTCTTTGATGGCAACTTTTACAAGTCCAGAGCTAAGCACACGTCGGATGACCGTCAAAGTTTTGTTGTCAGAGTGTCGCGCGCAGATCAGGGTTTGAACGGCGCAAGGGCCGCTGGAGAGCATGAAGGCAGGCGGTATTGTATCGAGAATTTCGGAACGTCCGAAATTGCATGGGTCAATGGCCCGGATGCAGACGACGCTGTTTTGAAACGCGACGGCAATAGGCTGATCCTCGACGGACGGTGTGTGCTTTGGTAACTTTCTCTTTCATATCAGGATCTTGGTCCGTGTGTTATTGCATATCACACGCGTCCGGAACCATCTGCCTTGCAGATGGGGTCGCGGATGGTCCGTGCCCTGATCTTGTGACAAGAGGAGTCATCCAATGAAGTGGGTATCGAGCATTGTTCTGAGTGCGGTCATTGCGGTTTCAGCAGGGTCTGCACAGGCAGGACTAGCGGACGAACAGGACATCAATCAAAGGCTCTTGGTGGTTGCGGCTGCGGATAAAATTCGTCGCGCCTGTGATGGCATCGGCGCACGGCTGTTCAAGGCGCGGTCTTACATCAATCAAACCAAGGATTTGGCGGCGGATCGTGGCTACAGCGACGCTGATATCGACGCCTATATCAACGACAAGGCGGAAAAGGCGAAAATGCGCGAACGGCGCAATGCCTATTTCAAATCCAAAGGTGCCAGCAATCTTGATGCCCAGAGTCTGTGTGTTCTGGGTCAGGCCGAGATGTCGCAAGGCACGCAAATCGGCCAGTTGTTGAGGGCAAAGTGACGATCGGGGCGCGCATATCCTGTTTTGCAGCCCTGGCAACGGGGCCGCTTGCGGCATGTGGTGCAGCGCCCGATCAAGACGCGGCCTGTTACGGCAAGTCCACAACCATTGAAGGCACCGAAGCTTGTGTGACCCTGATCCATGAAGAGGGCCGCAAGGGCTTTGGTGCCTTTGTTCATCCCCGTACTGTCAGTCGGCAAGGCGCGGTTCGCGCAGCACTTGGGCCGGCACAAACCCATTGCGCCCAGGCTTTTGGTCTGCGGGCTGATCCCAACCTGACAATCCAAAAAGGCGGCTGGGCGATGCCCGGTGCCTGGGAAATCACAGGAAACTGCATATGAGCGATCTTCGCAAAATCATCATTGATGACCAGGAAGTGGAAGTGGATGGGGCGATGACCCTGATCCAGGCCTGTGAAGTGGCGGGTATCGAGATCCCGCGCTTTTGCTACCATGAACGGTTGTCGATTGCGGGCAACTGCCGGATGTGTCTTGTTGAGGTCGTCGGCGGGCCGCCGAAACCGGCGGCGTCTTGTGCCATGCAGGTGCGCGACCTGCGGCCCGGACCCGAGGGACAGCCTCCGGTCGTCAAGACCAACTCGCCGATGGTCAAGAAGGCCCGCGAAGGGGTGATGGAATTCCTGCTGATCAACCATCCGCTCGATTGCCCGATCTGCGATCAGGGGGGCGAATGTGACCTGCAGGATCAGGCCATGGCCTATGGTGTGGACTTCAGCCGCTTCCGTGAAGCTAAGCGGGCGGTTGAGGATTTGGATCTTGGGCCACTTGTCGAAACTCATATGACCCGCTGCATTTCCTGCACGCGCTGTGTGCGCTTTACAACTGAGGTCGCGGGCATCACGCAAATGGGCCAGACAGGCCGGGGCGAGGATGCCGAGATCACGTCCTATCTGGGCGAGACGTTGGACAGCAATCTACAGGGCAACATCATTGATCTTTGCCCGGTGGGGGCGCTGGTGAGCAAGCCTTATGCCTTTACCGCGCGGCCCTGGGAGTTGACCAAGACGGAAACCATCGACGTGATGGATGCGTTGGGGTCGAACATTCGCGTCGACACCAAGGGACGCGAAGTGATGCGCATCCTGCCGCGCAACCATGATGGCGTGAACGAGGAATGGATTTCGGACAAGACACGCTTTGTCTGGGATGGCCTGCGCCGTCAACGTCTGGACAAGCCTTACATTCGTGAGAACGGCAAATTGCGCCCGGCAAGCTGGGCGGAAGCACTAGGAGCTGCCGCCGCGGCGATGAAGGACAAAAAGGTTGCGGGCCTTGTTGGCGATCTGGCCCCGGTCGAGGCGGCGTTCGCGCTCAAGCAATTGGTCGAGGGGCAGGGCGGCTCTGTCGAATGCCGGACTGATGGTGCAAAGCTGCCTGCAGGCAATCGTTCGGCCTATGTGGGCACGGCCGCGATTGAGGATGTCGACGTAGCTGACAAGATTCTTCTGATCGGTACCAATCCGCGTCTGGAAGCTCCTGTGCTGAACGCGCGCATTCGCAAGGCCTGGAGCCAGGGGGCGGATGTGGTGATGGTCGGCGAAGCGGTCGATCTGACCTATGACTATGAGCATATGGGAATTGACCGTGCTGCGTTGGCCCATGTGGCAGAGCTCGATATGACCGAGCTGCACGACAAGAACTGCATTGCGATTGTTGGACAAGGCGCCCTGACCGGCGAAGATGGCGCGGCGGTTCTGGCGACGGTTCAGGCCATTTGTGAGAAATCAGGCGGCAAGATGCTTGTCCTGCATACGGCGGCGGGTCGTGTGGGCGCGATGGATGCGGGCTGCGTGACCGAAGGCGGTATTACAGCCGCGCTCGAAGGCGCCGATGTGGTCTACAACCTTGGTGCCGACGAGATCGAGATCGCATCAGGGCCTTTTGTGATTTATCAAGGCAGCCATGGCGACCGTGGCGCGCATCGCGCCGACATCATCCTGCCGGGCGCGGCATATACAGAAGAGCAAGGGCTGTTTGTGAACACCGAAGGGCGTCCGCAACTGGCGCTTCGGGCGGGGCATCCGCCGGGTGAGGCCAAGGAAAACTGGGCCATTCTGCGCGCGCTTTCGGGAGAGATGGGATCGGCCTTGTCTTATGACAGCCTTGCGCAGCTGCGTCAGGCGCTCGTGGCCGAGGTGCCGCATCTGGCGCAGGTGGACGATGTTCCGGAAAACGCGTGGACCGCAGTGCCCGCGGGCAAGCTAGGCAAGGGCGTTTTGCAATCGGTAGTGGGTGATTTCTATCTGACCAACCCGGTTGCCCGTGCAAGCCAACTGATGGCCGAACTCAGCGCCAACGCCAAAGCGCGCCAGTCCGAGCCGGTGGCGGCAGAGTGATCCCGATTGCGTCACATATCGCGCCTGTCGCGCTTTTGTGCCTGACGGCCTGTACCGTGTCCGACGGTGGCGATGGAGCTGTGACCTCAGCGGCGACCGGCAGCACAGCCGAGTATCTTGGCATCGAGACGCGGCTTCTGGATGGGGATCTGGTGAATTTCAACGTGGCCATGCGCGGCGCGCAATCCTCTGAGGATGTCGCGCGCTACGCGGAATGTGCGGCGGCGGAATACACGCTCATCCGGGGCTATGGATTCGCGCGTCACCTGCGTACAAATGTGGATGAAGCGGGTGGCGTCTGGACCGCAGATGCGGTTTACACCATCTCGCCATCCTTGCCCGATGGCATAAAGAAAATCGACGCGGAAGTCGTCGCCGCCAATTGCGCGGAAAACGGGATACCGAGGGTTTGAGGGGCTGATGGCTGAATTTCTGACAACACCGCTGGGAACATTGGTGATCATCGTGGCGCAATGCCTTGCCGTTGTGGGCTTTGTGATGGTCTCGCTTTTGTTCCTCGTCTACGGCGACCGCAAGATCTGGGCCGCAGTACAGATGCGACGCGGGCCCAATGTGGTGGGCGCTTACGGGCTTTTGCAGACCGTGGCGGACGCACTCAAATACGTGGTCAAAGAGGTGGTCGTTCCAGCAGGCGCTGACAAGACCGTGTTCATGCTGGCCCCCATGGCCAGCTTTGTTTTGGCGGTGCTGGCCTGGGCGGTGATTCCGCTCAATGAGGGCTGGGTTCTGAGCGATATTAATGTCGCCATCCTGTTTGTCTTCGCGGTGTCCTCGCTGGAGGTCTACGGCGTGATCATGGGCGGCTGGGCGTCGAACTCGAAATATCCGTTCCTCGGCTCGCTGCGCTCTGCGGCGCAGATGATTTCCTACGAGGTGTCCATTGGCCTCATCATCGTGGGGGTGATCATCTCCACCGGGTCTATGAACTTTGGCAATATCGTTGCCGCGCAAGACACCGCCTATGGGTTCTTTGGGTGGTACTGGCTGCCACATCTGCCGATGGTGTTCCTGTTCTTCATCTCGGCATTGGCCGAAACCAACCGCCCGCCGTTCGACTTGCCGGAGGCGGAGTCAGAGCTGGTCGCGGGTTATCAGGTCGAGTATTCCTCCACGCCGTTCCTTTTGTTCATGGCGGGCGAATATATTGCCATCTTCCTGATGTGTGCGCTGACCTCGCTCATGTTCTTCGGCGGCTGGCTGTCGCCCATTCCGGGCATCCCGGACGGGGTAGGGTGGATGATCGCCAAAATGGCGTTCTTCTTCTTCATCTTCGCAATGGTCAAGGCGATCACGCCGCGCTACCGCTATGACCAGTTGATGCGCATCGGCTGGAAAGTATTCTTGCCACTCTCACTGGCCTGGGTGGTGATCATCGCCTTCCTGGCGAAATTCGAAGTCTTTGGGGCCTTCTGGGCCCGCTACGCGATGGGAGGCTGATCTCTTGGGGATCGACTGCGTCCTTTTTGACCGACTGGTCGAGCTTTCGACCCGGTTCCAGCCCAAGGGCCGGAGCCTGATGCTGGGCCGTCAGGGCTTTCGCATTCAGACGCAGTTTCGCCAGTTCTATGAACAGTCCTTGCAGACGCATGGGCGGGACGACAAACGGTTCGACTATCTGCAAGAGGATGGCTACTCCGAGACACTGCTTGAAAAGCTTGGCTTTGGCGCGGTTGAGACAATGGATTTCTCAGGCTATGAGGGGGCGCAGGTCATTCATGATCTCAACACGCTGCCGTCTGAGGAGTTGGAAGATCAGTTTGAGTTCATCTTTGATGGGGGCACGATTGAGCATGTGTTCAACGTACCCAACGCGTTGGAATCGGTACTCAGAATGCTGAAAGTGGGTGGGCGGTTTGTCTCGGCCAATGGACTCAATGGCTGGTACGGGCATGGCATGTATCAGTTCAACCCCGAGCTTGTCTGGACCTTCTGGAAACGCGCCTGCAACTGTAATGTCATTGATTGCCGGGCGGTGCCGATTGAACCCACGTCAGAGTTTGGGCAGGTTGAATTCGAAGACCCTGCCAACACCGGCGTGCGGCTCAAGCTGGCCAACCGGATCGGACCGGGACGTACGTATCTGTACTATGAGGTGGAAAAGACCGCCGCGTCCCATCTGCCGAAATATGCGCTGCAAAGCGACTACGAGACCAAGTGGCAAGGCCACGAGAATGCCGGGGAGACCCGGTTTGAAGAGATGAGGGCGTAACGCATGACTCAGATCGATTATGGACGCGCTGCGGGATACTTCCTGCTTAAGGACTTCTTCGTCGGCTTCAAGCTGGGGCTGAAGTATTTCTTTGCACCCAAGGCGACGCTGAACTACCCGCATGAGAAAGGCCCGCTCAGCCCACGGTTTCGCGGTGAGCATGCGCTGCGCCGCTATCCCAATGGCGAAGAACGCTGCATCGCCTGCAAGCTCTGCGAGGCGATTTGCCCGGCGCAGGCCATCACCATCGACGCCGAGCCGCGCGATGACGGAAGCCGCCGCACCACGCGCTATGACATCGACATGACCAAATGCATCTATTGCGGTTTCTGTCAGGAGGCCTGTCCGGTGGATGCCATCGTTGAAGGGCCGAATTTCGAGTACGCCACCGAGACGCGCGAAGAGCTTTTCTATGACAAGGATAAGCTTTTGGATAACGGCGAGCGCTGGGAAGCGGAGATTGCCCGTAATCTTGA
This window harbors:
- a CDS encoding NADH:ubiquinone oxidoreductase: MNGDSFVATCKLGCWAMGVGAGIVAMYLIAGETGFLAALLVAIALAVFLALVLQLLFCWPQEEEEGNDYDASAVPSAPQGKPLSAPVATVGPAGAAAKPAPKPKAKPKPKPKPAPKAEVTPDYDGDGVLEGENEGTRPSGLKAARGGKADNLKEIKGVGPKLEKMLNEMGFYHFDQVAAWSANEIAWVDANLKGFKGRASRDNWIEQAKILAAGGETEFSKRVDKGDVY
- a CDS encoding DUF5337 domain-containing protein, encoding MNDKDALSKKGRRAGLVIAGTGVFWVLITLIGEKEGFGVQLRLFFDVLALLGFLFAFWLIYQIWRDSRDN
- the nuoF gene encoding NADH-quinone oxidoreductase subunit NuoF; amino-acid sequence: MLKDQDRIFTNLYGMHDRSLKGAKARGHWDGTAKILQNGRDWIVDQMKASGLRGRGGAGFPTGLKWSFMPKESDGRPAYLVVNADESEPGTCKDREIMRHDPHTLVEGCLIASFAMQAHACYIYIRGEYIREKEALQNAIDEAYEAGLVGKNACKSGYDFDIYLHHGAGAYICGEETALLESLEGKKGMPRMKPPFPAGAGLYGCPTTVNNVESIAVVPTILRRGPEWFASFGRPNNSGTKIFAVSGHVNNPCVVEDAMSISFEELIEKHCGGIRGGWGNLKAVIPGGSSVPCVRGENMKDAVMDFDALREVGSSLGTAAVIVMDQSTDIIKAIWRLSKFYKHESCGQCTPCREGTGWMMRVMDRLVKGEAEVEEIDMLFDVTKQVEGHTICALGDAAAWPIQGLIRNFRDEIEDRIKAQKTGKVTAVAAE
- a CDS encoding DUF3291 domain-containing protein, encoding MLKSRLHLAQFNIGRMTYDLDDPRAADFVAGIDMLNRIAERSDGFVWKYETDVGGVVQEDVDNDPRMLVNLTVWESIEALRQYVWKTLHKHFLSRKREWFTPLGRAHFVMWWVQKGQIPTLKQAMDRLDHLRQNGDSEYAFGWSHLNGGSFMPERDARTVLG
- a CDS encoding MAPEG family protein, which gives rise to MEAFAEYGHAIASVALTVIFGLVMSPLAAMRKTGAGLAPGAEPEADYGSSVYRWHRAYANLSETMGFFVASVAAAILAGADPFWVNLLASLFFVSRLVLAFVHIKGIGKPDMSARSFLYVAGWLASIILCLMAVLAVL
- a CDS encoding DUF5333 domain-containing protein, with product MKWVSSIVLSAVIAVSAGSAQAGLADEQDINQRLLVVAAADKIRRACDGIGARLFKARSYINQTKDLAADRGYSDADIDAYINDKAEKAKMRERRNAYFKSKGASNLDAQSLCVLGQAEMSQGTQIGQLLRAK
- the nuoG gene encoding NADH-quinone oxidoreductase subunit NuoG, which encodes MSDLRKIIIDDQEVEVDGAMTLIQACEVAGIEIPRFCYHERLSIAGNCRMCLVEVVGGPPKPAASCAMQVRDLRPGPEGQPPVVKTNSPMVKKAREGVMEFLLINHPLDCPICDQGGECDLQDQAMAYGVDFSRFREAKRAVEDLDLGPLVETHMTRCISCTRCVRFTTEVAGITQMGQTGRGEDAEITSYLGETLDSNLQGNIIDLCPVGALVSKPYAFTARPWELTKTETIDVMDALGSNIRVDTKGREVMRILPRNHDGVNEEWISDKTRFVWDGLRRQRLDKPYIRENGKLRPASWAEALGAAAAAMKDKKVAGLVGDLAPVEAAFALKQLVEGQGGSVECRTDGAKLPAGNRSAYVGTAAIEDVDVADKILLIGTNPRLEAPVLNARIRKAWSQGADVVMVGEAVDLTYDYEHMGIDRAALAHVAELDMTELHDKNCIAIVGQGALTGEDGAAVLATVQAICEKSGGKMLVLHTAAGRVGAMDAGCVTEGGITAALEGADVVYNLGADEIEIASGPFVIYQGSHGDRGAHRADIILPGAAYTEEQGLFVNTEGRPQLALRAGHPPGEAKENWAILRALSGEMGSALSYDSLAQLRQALVAEVPHLAQVDDVPENAWTAVPAGKLGKGVLQSVVGDFYLTNPVARASQLMAELSANAKARQSEPVAAE
- the nuoH gene encoding NADH-quinone oxidoreductase subunit NuoH — encoded protein: MAEFLTTPLGTLVIIVAQCLAVVGFVMVSLLFLVYGDRKIWAAVQMRRGPNVVGAYGLLQTVADALKYVVKEVVVPAGADKTVFMLAPMASFVLAVLAWAVIPLNEGWVLSDINVAILFVFAVSSLEVYGVIMGGWASNSKYPFLGSLRSAAQMISYEVSIGLIIVGVIISTGSMNFGNIVAAQDTAYGFFGWYWLPHLPMVFLFFISALAETNRPPFDLPEAESELVAGYQVEYSSTPFLLFMAGEYIAIFLMCALTSLMFFGGWLSPIPGIPDGVGWMIAKMAFFFFIFAMVKAITPRYRYDQLMRIGWKVFLPLSLAWVVIIAFLAKFEVFGAFWARYAMGG
- the nuoI gene encoding NADH-quinone oxidoreductase subunit NuoI, with amino-acid sequence MTQIDYGRAAGYFLLKDFFVGFKLGLKYFFAPKATLNYPHEKGPLSPRFRGEHALRRYPNGEERCIACKLCEAICPAQAITIDAEPRDDGSRRTTRYDIDMTKCIYCGFCQEACPVDAIVEGPNFEYATETREELFYDKDKLLDNGERWEAEIARNLEMDAPYR